In Paenibacillus hexagrammi, the following are encoded in one genomic region:
- the steA gene encoding putative cytokinetic ring protein SteA, giving the protein MNWPSFTGLKDKLELICKGKISICPIPQSTLRALPPGRIVVMKQQDLDESTAQACIERKVKAVISCEEAMSGMYPSHGLLLLLRHGIPVWEASLEDLERFEQDIIIYMYGDYAVWEDQQVSCKLMTKEQWMKQMQSAQSWAADRMESLIEQTLKTALQHKHEIVHRQPLPDLPVDWSDKHVLVVAGGKDCLTDVEDAKAYIRDFRPILIAVERGADVLLDCGYKPHLIVGALGSMSDRALHCGAELIVHHERDAEESELQRLRMRGLRAQAFTGFGTSTEVSMLLAFEKGASWIVTAGTDTHMINFLENGRTDMGGALLVQMKAGHRLIDIKSVNMFYQQKRSQLTETLITLCLSAGFIALTLLQMDWITDKWTQVVWKLGGYG; this is encoded by the coding sequence ATGAATTGGCCATCTTTCACAGGCTTGAAGGACAAACTTGAGCTTATTTGTAAAGGAAAAATCAGCATCTGCCCTATACCTCAAAGCACGCTGCGCGCTCTTCCTCCAGGCAGAATCGTCGTCATGAAACAGCAGGACTTAGATGAGTCAACAGCTCAAGCATGTATAGAACGCAAGGTGAAAGCAGTTATTAGCTGTGAAGAAGCAATGAGCGGTATGTATCCGTCTCATGGTCTTCTCTTGCTGCTGCGGCACGGAATTCCCGTGTGGGAAGCGAGCTTGGAGGACTTGGAGCGGTTCGAGCAGGACATTATCATTTATATGTACGGAGATTACGCAGTTTGGGAAGATCAGCAGGTTTCCTGCAAGTTGATGACCAAAGAACAATGGATGAAGCAGATGCAGTCAGCGCAAAGCTGGGCGGCTGATCGAATGGAGTCTTTGATTGAACAGACATTGAAGACGGCTTTGCAGCACAAACATGAAATTGTACATAGACAACCTTTGCCCGATTTGCCTGTGGATTGGAGTGACAAGCATGTACTGGTTGTTGCCGGTGGCAAGGATTGCCTGACAGATGTAGAGGATGCGAAAGCGTATATACGGGATTTCCGCCCGATTCTCATAGCCGTGGAGCGTGGAGCTGATGTGCTTCTGGATTGCGGCTACAAGCCCCATCTGATCGTAGGTGCATTGGGGAGCATGTCGGACCGGGCGCTCCATTGCGGGGCTGAGCTGATTGTTCACCATGAACGGGACGCAGAGGAGTCGGAATTGCAGCGGCTTCGAATGCGCGGGCTTAGGGCGCAGGCTTTTACTGGTTTCGGAACAAGTACGGAAGTGTCGATGCTGCTTGCCTTTGAGAAAGGGGCTTCATGGATTGTGACGGCAGGGACTGACACCCATATGATCAACTTCTTGGAGAATGGAAGAACAGACATGGGCGGAGCTCTGCTCGTTCAGATGAAGGCAGGTCATCGACTGATCGATATCAAGAGTGTCAACATGTTTTATCAGCAAAAACGGTCACAGCTAACCGAAACGCTCATAACGCTTTGTTTGTCGGCGGGTTTCATTGCTCTTACTCTGCTGCAAATGGATTGGATTACAGATAAATGGACACAAGTTGTATGGAAGCTAGGTGGGTATGGATGA